One genomic region from Cumulibacter soli encodes:
- a CDS encoding capsid cement protein — protein sequence MANYLPVRIPGKALPIPASAAITAGQLVAVSGSNTVGPAGAASVAWLGVAAFDVASGELVTVHCGGTQELTASGAITAGAAVAAAANGAVATLGADPAAGTVVGVALTTAANGTKVRVQMAR from the coding sequence ATGGCTAATTACTTGCCAGTGCGCATTCCGGGTAAGGCTCTGCCGATCCCGGCTAGCGCGGCAATCACTGCCGGTCAGCTCGTTGCCGTTTCGGGATCCAACACGGTTGGCCCTGCTGGTGCTGCTTCGGTTGCATGGCTGGGTGTGGCTGCGTTTGATGTCGCTTCGGGCGAGCTTGTCACTGTCCACTGCGGTGGCACTCAGGAACTCACTGCTTCCGGTGCGATCACCGCTGGCGCTGCTGTCGCGGCTGCCGCAAACGGGGCTGTCGCCACTCTCGGCGCAGATCCGGCTGCAGGCACTGTTGTCGGTGTCGCCCTGACCACTGCCGCGAACGGGACCAAGGTCCGCGTTCAGATGGCTCGATAA